A stretch of the Halococcus sediminicola genome encodes the following:
- a CDS encoding uracil-xanthine permease family protein, with product MTESDEAGRSSVVYDIEEKPPLGESVPLAFQHVLAMVLGNIAVPLIIASSLGLATGQTTFLVQMALIVAGVASLVQAYPVGPVGARLPIMMGTSFAFLGTLLLVGEDAGLPAIFGAALVGSLVQIFIGANYERFKPLFPPLVNGIVVMLIGLTLIPTGIDYAAGASAGPGAEGYASLANLGVAALVFFLTLVLNQFFRGILRIASVFFGILVGYLVAVFLGMVEFAPVAQAGWFAVPVPLKYGIAFEPGAILAVAAVYLIVAMETIGNISAIVSETGRTASNQQVRGGLLGDGVMSGIAAVFNAFPNTSFAQNVGLISFTGVASRYIVGIGGVILLVSGFVPKVGAVITTVPDPVLGGGTLILFAQIFTSGLNIVHREVVLTQRNTTIIAAAVSLGLGVTFRPELVQNLPEMVQTLFGSGVVMGGLAALVLNLVVPRQSPVDSPAEGEATAKEADD from the coding sequence ATGACAGAGTCAGACGAAGCCGGTCGATCGAGCGTCGTGTACGACATCGAGGAGAAGCCACCGCTCGGCGAATCGGTTCCGCTGGCGTTCCAACACGTGCTGGCGATGGTCCTCGGCAACATCGCCGTTCCGCTGATCATCGCCTCCTCGCTGGGGCTTGCGACCGGCCAGACGACGTTCCTCGTTCAGATGGCGCTCATCGTGGCCGGCGTCGCGAGCCTCGTGCAGGCGTATCCCGTCGGTCCCGTCGGCGCTCGACTGCCGATAATGATGGGGACGAGCTTCGCGTTCCTCGGCACGTTGCTGCTCGTCGGCGAGGACGCGGGGCTGCCGGCGATATTCGGCGCGGCGCTGGTCGGGTCGCTCGTCCAGATATTCATCGGGGCGAACTACGAGCGGTTCAAGCCGCTCTTCCCGCCGCTGGTCAACGGCATCGTCGTGATGCTCATCGGACTGACGCTCATCCCGACCGGCATCGACTACGCCGCCGGGGCGTCGGCCGGCCCGGGTGCGGAGGGGTACGCCTCGCTGGCCAACCTCGGCGTGGCGGCGCTCGTGTTCTTCCTGACGCTCGTGTTGAACCAGTTCTTCCGGGGCATCCTCCGCATCGCAAGCGTCTTTTTCGGCATCCTCGTCGGCTACCTCGTCGCGGTGTTCCTCGGGATGGTCGAGTTCGCGCCGGTCGCGCAGGCTGGCTGGTTCGCCGTCCCCGTGCCGCTGAAGTACGGCATCGCGTTCGAACCCGGGGCGATCCTCGCCGTCGCGGCCGTCTATCTTATCGTCGCCATGGAAACCATTGGCAACATCTCGGCGATCGTCTCCGAGACGGGGCGCACTGCGTCGAATCAGCAGGTCCGCGGCGGGTTGCTCGGCGACGGCGTCATGAGCGGCATCGCGGCCGTCTTCAACGCATTCCCGAACACCTCTTTCGCACAGAACGTCGGCCTGATCAGTTTCACCGGCGTCGCCAGCCGGTACATCGTCGGCATCGGGGGTGTCATCCTGCTGGTCTCCGGGTTCGTCCCGAAGGTCGGTGCGGTCATCACGACGGTCCCGGATCCCGTCCTCGGCGGCGGCACGCTCATCCTCTTCGCACAGATCTTCACCAGCGGCCTCAACATCGTCCACCGCGAGGTCGTGCTCACCCAGCGCAACACGACCATCATCGCCGCCGCGGTCTCGCTCGGACTCGGCGTCACGTTCCGCCCCGAACTGGTCCAGAACCTCCCCGAGATGGTCCAGACGCTGTTCGGCTCCGGCGTCGTCATGGGCGGGCTCGCCGCGCTCGTACTCAACCTCGTGGTCCCCCGGCAGAGTCCGGTCGATAGCCCTGCAGAAGGTGAGGCTACCGCCAAGGAAGCCGACGACTGA
- a CDS encoding universal stress protein: MKRALVVVEGTEATKELIREAGELAAGVGAELFLVHVTTKEAFSEYATSMADIPERDVGYSTERAREGARQFATDVGDEVFAGLDVEYEAIGALGDKEEQILDIAYERDCDHIFINGRKRSPTGKAIFGDLAQSVLLKFDGTVTITTH; encoded by the coding sequence ATGAAGCGGGCACTCGTGGTCGTCGAGGGGACCGAGGCGACGAAGGAACTCATCCGGGAAGCCGGCGAACTCGCCGCCGGGGTCGGGGCCGAGCTGTTCTTGGTGCACGTGACGACCAAGGAGGCGTTCAGCGAGTACGCCACCTCGATGGCTGACATCCCCGAGCGCGACGTCGGCTACAGCACCGAGCGAGCGCGTGAGGGGGCACGCCAGTTCGCCACGGACGTCGGCGACGAGGTGTTCGCGGGTCTCGACGTCGAGTACGAGGCCATCGGCGCGCTCGGCGACAAGGAAGAGCAAATCTTGGACATCGCCTACGAGCGGGACTGCGACCACATCTTCATCAACGGGCGAAAGCGCTCGCCGACGGGCAAGGCGATCTTCGGCGACCTCGCCCAGTCGGTCCTCCTCAAGTTCGACGGTACGGTGACCATCACCACCCACTGA